Part of the Nitrospirota bacterium genome is shown below.
AGTAAATCTCTTCAGCTCAGGAGGCATGAAAAGAACTATTTCCTCTACGCCCCTCAACAAGCCACCGATGAGTCCAGGGCCATTTATGCCTATTTAAAAGAACTTGGGACTCTTCTGGAGAGTATGAAGGCCAATTCTGAGGAGCGAACTCAGAGTCTGAGAGCACTGATCGACACCTATTCCTCGCATTTCAGAAACATCGAAACTTTGCTCAACACGGTTTCATATGAATCAGGAAAACTGAAGATGTCCGCACCGGAATACCGGAAAATCAGCCCTCTTATAGAGTCAAACTTCCTCGATCATCCTCACGTAGACGTCCAGTATCTGCTCAATGTCTATAGACTCCCTGCCGATCACACACTGATTGCGAGCCTCCATGAAATGGAAAGAAAAATCGAAGACCTGAGAAAGACCGGGGAAAATATCCTCCTTGCATCGAAGGATCTGGACAGGGTGGCCCGCGAAAAAGTGGACAGTTTCATCCGGGCATCACGAATTGCCATCCTTGTTTTTTTCCCCCTCTTCCTCATTGTTGGTTTCGGCACCATGCTCGTTATTATCAGTAATGTAGTAAGAAGACTGCAGCTGCTGACCAACCTCATAGAAGAGACCGGAGCAGGGAATTTTGTCCATGATTCTCAGCCGGCTCCGGAGTGGGGCAATGATGAGGTCGGACAGCTGATCAGGCAATTCAGTATTATGGAAGATCAGCTCGGCCAGAGGGAAAAAGAACTGCTGCAGAGCAAAAAGCTCGCTGCCATCGGCACCCTGGCCTCCGGTGTTGCGCATGAGCTGAACAACCCGCTTAACAACATCTATACGAGCGCACAGAGGCTGCTGAAGAAGACAGGCGATGACAGTCCGGAATACATCAGGAAGGGGCTCAATGACATCTTCGGTCAGACCATGCGTGTAAAGGGTATCGTGGGCGATCTGCTCGAATTTGCCCGGGGACGTGAGCCGCATATTATGGCAGCTGAACTTCGCAGCCTTATTGACAGCGCGTACCGGCATCTTGAAAATACCAGGGACCTCAACGGCATAACGCTTTCGATCAGGATGATTCCTCAGGAGATCGTTCTCTATGTCGATACGGAACTGTTTGAACAGGTTCTGATCAACCTGTTGTCCAATGCGGTTGACGCAATGTCCGGACAAGGGGAACTTTCCCTTGCTGCCAACGAAGAAGACAGCAGAATATCGATCAGGATATCGGATACGGGCAGCGGAATGGCTCGCGAGACCATCGACAAAATCTTCGAACCATTCTTCACCACAAAAGATAAGGGTACCGGACTCGGTCTTGCGATCGTATTCAACATAATCCAGAAGCACCACGGAGAAATAACGGTCGAAAGTGAAGAAGGAAAAGGCACGACATTTATCATCACCTTGCCGAAAAAACCCCGGTAAAGGAAACATACTGACATGGCATTAAGAATACTTGTTTCAGAAGACGAAGAGATAACGCTCAACAACATACTCGATACCCTCAGGGATGAGGGATACGATGTTATCGGGACAAGGGATGGAAGTTCTGCCCTTCAGAAACTGCAGCAGGAACAGTTCGATATCCTGATCACTGACATCAGGATGCCCGGACTGAGCGGTCTCGAGCTTCTTGATCTCATCAGGAAAAACCATCCGTCAACAGAAGTCATCCTCGTTACCGGCTTCGGCAGTATCAGCTCTGCCGTGGAAGCCATGCGCAAAGGCGCCTATGATTACCTCACCAAGCCTTTTGACCTTGATGAACTGGTCCTCAGGGTCAGGAAGATCCAGGCGCAGAAAGCGCTGAAAAAAGAGAACCTTGCGCTCAGGACCTATTTCGGGATGGACAAGAAGGTTTCGATCATTGCAAAGAGCGCAGGGATGAAAGAGGTGCTTGAGACGATCGAGGGGATAAAGGACTCCGATATAAACATGCTCCTTACGGGGGAGACCGGGGTAGGCAAGAGCCTGATCGCAAAAATCATCCACTTTACAAGCAGACGGCAGGACAGACCGTTCCTCGCAATAAACTGTGCAACGCTCACCGAAGACCTTCTCGCCAGCGAGCTCTTCGGTCATGAACGGGGAGCATTTACCGGTGCGGTCACCGCCAAACAGGGGCTCGTAGAAATCGCCGATTCCGGAACCCTCTTCCTCGACGAGATCGCTGAACTCTCCCCCAACCTGCAGGCAAAGCTCCTGAAAGTTGTCGAAGAAGGCGAGTTCTACCGTGTCGGAGGCACAAAGCCCCAGAAGGTCGATGTACGGTTCATTGCGGCGACAAATCAAAATGTAAAGAACCTGATGGCCGAGGGAAAGTTCAGGGAAGACCTCTACTACCGGATCAATGTCATGGATATATTCATTGCCCCCCTGCGCGAACGTCAGGACGACATCCGGCCCCTCAGCAGATTTTTTCTCCAGAAGCATCTGCCGAAATCAGCAAAGAAGATCACCGCCGTCTCTGACGAAGCTATGGAGATCCTCCTGCATTACAGCTTCCCCGGCAATGTGCGTGAACTTGAAAATATTATCGAGCGCGCCATCATTCTCGAAAAGAGTCCTGTTATTACGCCGGAAAGCCTGCCGCATGGCATACGGGTACTTCAGATAGAGACGTTCGACCCGGACAGGATAAAGACCATCGAAGAGATGTCAAAGGAATATGCAGAAAAAGTTGTCAAGATGCTGGGCGGCAACAGATCCAGGGCCTCGGAACTGCTCGGCATTTCAAGAACAAGCCTCTGGAAGATGCTCAAGGAAGATTAACAGATCGCTATAACAGCGCCTTGTTCTGTATCGGCTGCATACACAGATGTTATGTGCCCATACCAAACGGCTGCATATGGTCGCGGACAAATTCCTCGCGGTACCAGTCGGTGATATCGTCGTTATACATGGCCATGTCTAACTGTTTGGTGAAAACCGTCATGCGCCCCATCACCTCAAGCCGCTTTTCTATATCCGGCTGCTTGAACTTCAGCAGGACCGCATTGACCACATCTTCGGTGATCTTCACCCTGAAATCCATCGTCTCAAGGAGTTCTTTAATAAGCCGCACCCTGCGAAGCCTGCGGTCAGTGGCAGCGCCGCCGCCCTTAAAGAAAAACCGGATATAGTTATCGTTGAGCGTCTCGCCTGAGAAGGCCTCGACCATCGAGAAGTGGTACCCGAGCCTTATGCTGAAGTTCATGTAGCTCCCTGAGACGATCGCAAAGCTCCTGATCGCAGTCTGCTGCAGCTGCTCCTCGGTGATCGATGCAGCATGGGCCATCATGCCTAAAAAACCCTTTGCATCTGCAGCACGGGGCTCCGGCCATTTCATCGCCCTGAGACCCTTCAAAAACGAGATGTACGGCAGAGAGAGGATATCTTCAGGCAGGGCCTTTTCAAGTCCCGGCCGCATGCCTCCTCCCACATCGATCATATGCGCATCCATCGGCACACCGGCTGCAAGAGATATGGTAGATGCACCCTCCATCTGATCAGTATCGCTCATGCCGAACATCTCGGTCATGGCCTTTTCGTGGGAGAATCTTGTTATGTCGTGAAGCGTGGTGCAGGCCTCGGGCCTGAACTGCTCTGAGTCGGGGTCGATCAATCGTAAAGGAACAATAAACTGCATCGCCTGGTCAAGAAGATGAAAGAGATTGGTCTCCCTGAGAGATTCTTTTTTAGACCGGTCATATTCGAGCAGTTCCTCTACCCTGCCCTCATAGACATTGCAGTTGATCGCATCGACCGTCACCACATCCCCCTGTTTCAGCACGCGGGTGCCGATATCAGTATCGAGGATCGCCGGCAGGTGATATTCACGGGCCAAAGAGGCCATATGGCCGGTAGTGCCGCCCACATCAGTGACAATGGCAGATGCGCGCTGCATAACGGTCACGAATTTCGTGGAAGTCGTCCGTGATACGAGGACTCCGCCATCAGGGAAATCTGCGAGATCAGCATCGTTTTTCACCAGATGCACCTTTCCGCTTCCTATGCCCCTGCTTGCGATAACACCCTTTTCGATAAGCAGCGGAAATCCTTCAACCCGGCGGGGAGGCGCTTTTCTGACTTCATGAGTAAAGATCCTGAGCGGCCGGCTCTGAAGCAGAACAACCTGCCCTGAAGTGTCAACGGTCCACTCAATATCCTGGGGTTTTCCAAAATGCTGCTCAAGCGAAAGGGCATAGGCAGCGAGGGTCCTGATCTGTTCAGGATCAAGACAGGGCTGGCTTCGTAGGTCCTCACTGACCAACACTGTCTCCACCCCCTGCTCCGGGCTGCTTACGATCATGCTCTCCTTTTCGCTGATGCTCTGCTCAACAGCTTCCCCGCTTTCACGCGATATAAGGAACCTGTCTGTCTTGCCTGTGCCGTCAACGACCTGCTTGGCCAGGCCCCATGAGCCGTTTATGATCATCACCTCAGGCTGCTGCCCGTTTGGGTCCTGCGAATACATGACACCCCCGGCCCTGGCAGGTATCATACGCATGACGCCGACCGCCATAGCCATCTCTTCATCGACAAAACCCTTCGATGCAGCGTAATAGAGCGCCCTGGGTGTAAAGAGGCTGGCAAGCACGGCACGGTAGCGCTCAGGTATATCCTGGGGCCTCACATGGAGATAGGTGGCATATTGGCCGGCAAAAGAGAAGTGTCCGTCTTCTGCAAGCGCACTGCTTCTGACAGATACGGAGATTTCCTTGCCTGCTGAATTCTTCAGGGCTTCGGCGGCAGTTCGTATTGCGGCATCGAGGTCAGGCGGAAGAGCGCTTTCCATAATTATCTTCTGGAATTCCCTGCTTGCTGCTTCAAGGGCTGCCGTATCCTTCAGATCAAGCTTTTTAAGCGCACCCTTCATGCGATCATCAAGGTTATGGTACTGGATGAATTTTTTAAAAGCGGATGACGATATGACAAACCCTTCAGGCACGGGCAGTTGCAGCCTGTTTCTCATCTCGCCGATGTTGGCCATCTTGCCGCCGGCTACAAGTGGCATATCTGCGGTGACACTGCTCAAGGGGATAACCATGTCAGCAGACGGTATCTCGGTGCGTTGCCTGACCGCACGCCCGATATTGCCTCTGATCTTCTCAAAGGAACCCTGCAGGGCACTGTATCGGTTGTTTGAAAGTATGTTAAGGTTTTCAATGAGAGATGAAACCTTGATGCTCGCATCTGAAACAGTCCGCTCAATATAGTTCATATCAAAGAGGAAGTCGCCGGAGGACTTCTCTTCAAGGTCAGCCATCAGTTCAAGCACTGCATTATTATCGTGAAGCAGCCGCTGAAAAGCCTCATACCTGAGGCGGAAGCCCTCTGTTAAAGCCTTTTCCCTGCTTTCTTTATCCTTTCGGAGAAACTTAAACATACGCAATAGTATACCGCATTTCGCCCTCTTGCCGTTATGAGGAAACCTAAAAGAGACGAAAAAACATCGACTTCAGACTGCCGGGGCTAATCATTCTAATGATTTATTATTGACATATTCATTCTAATGTTATAACATCTCATAATAAATTGATTAGGATCTTATAATTTATGACCGTAATAATAAACAGAGACAACACTAAAAAACTGTATATCCAGCTTCTGGAGATTCTCAAAGGCAAGATTGAGCGCGGCGAGTGGGCCGTTGACTCCCAAATCCCGACCGAAGACGATCTCTGCAAAATGTATGAGGTGAGCAAGGCCACGGTAAGGCAGGCAGTTGCAGAACTTGTCAGAAGCGGATATCTCCTGAAGCAGCAGGGCCGTGGCACATTCGTCTGCAAGCGCGTAATCTCCGAAGGCCTCTCGATGCTTACCAGCTTCAGGGAGCTGATGCTCGAGGCAAAGGTCGTCTTTTCGACAAAGGTTCTGGCCCAGACCGTATTAATGCCGACCGACGACCTCGATCTGATGCTGAACATCCCGGAAGACATGCATGTCATCTATCTGAAAAGACTGCGTTTTGTGGGCAGCGATGCCATACTCCTGCAGGAGTCTTATCTGCCCTATCACATCTGCCCCCAACTTCTACAGGATGACCTCGAGCAGAACTCGCTGCTGGAAATTCTGGAAAATAAATATCAGATCATGATCACCAAGGTACAGGACTTTATTGAGGTGGCCCCCGTCTCAGAAACAGAAGGGGTTCTCCTTGGCCTCAAGCCCGGCACATCCGTGCTGCTCCTCGAACAGAGATTCTTTGCCGGCTCCCAGGAGATCATGTATACTCGATCATTAAAGAGACCCGAACGGTTCCGTTTCTTTATTGAACGGGAAAGAAAATCATAGGAGGTCACAGTATGACTGACCAGGAAAAACAGGTTCGTGAAATCATAATCGACGTTTTCGAGTTCCCTCATGTCCCCTACTGGTTTACGATCAGACAGGTTTCAGGGATACTCAAAAAATCGATCAGCGGCGGAAAATGCCTCAGACCGCTGGCAGCGCTGGTCTTTGACGAGAAATACAACCTGATGGGGCATATCGAAACGAAGGATATCCTCGCAGGCATCGCCGCTGCATCCCGTTCCGGCAGTGTTGAGCATCAGGACTCCATCAGTGCGCCAAAAGAGGAGACCTTGACTGCCCTCAAAGAGCTCTCGGATAAGCCTGTCAGCATACTGATGACCCCGTTTAAACACTTTGCCGATCCTGAGGACTCCGTTTCTAAGGCGGCAGAACTGATGCTCAGGAACAACCTGCAGATCCTTCCAGTACTCGAAAATCAGAAGAAGCTGGTAGGAGTCGTCAGGAGCACCGAGATCTTCGAATATCTCTCATCAAGGTTCTTCCTGGCATGAACTGCGGTCACTGCCTTATCACCTTTGGCCTTTGTGTCTTAGGAGAATCTGCCACAGCATGAAAATCCGCAGAAAACTGCTCATCGCCTTTTCGATCTATATGATCCTGGCCCTGATACCTGCGGTATTTTCATACCGTGAACTCAACACCCTCAGAAAACGCCTTAAGCCTGTAGAAACTGCCGGAGACATAACCAACTCATATCTTGAAGTGCGGAAAAACGAAAAGACCTTTCTGCTTCTGAAAGACCGGGATACCCTGCAGCTCCTGAAGAAACAGGTCGGCATGCTCAAAGGTGGTCTTGACGACATCGAGGCCGATGTCCTGCGGGAGATAGGCGAAACAAACTATGCATCTCTGCGTCAGGCTATATCAGCCTACGAGGCCGCGATACAGAAGCTGGCAGATAATTTCAATGCCGAGCAGTTCACGACAAACAAACTGACCGAGATCGGCCGCCGCATTGAAAAGGTCCTCAGCGGCAGTGAACTGCAGACGTTTCTGGTTCTCAGGCGGCATGAAAAAAACCTGATCATACAGAGGGACTCATCCGCTCTCGACGTTTTCAGACAGACCTACTCTTCATTGCAATCGTCGCCAGAGAAAGACTTCGCACCCTATTCAGCTTCTGCGGAGCAGCTCTTCAGACTCTATCAGGACGAAAGGTTACTGGAAGACGAGATCAGGCAGGCTGCGTCAATTATCCAGACCTATACGGATACTATTTTGCAGGGTGAACGGGAGGATATCGACTCACTGCTGAAGATCTCCATGAATCTTCTGCTTGCGTCGCTCGCCATTGTCATCGTCATCGGAACGCTTATCAATGCACGGTTAGCCGCACATATCGCTGCGCCTATCCGGGAGATCAGAAAGTTTGCCGAACGTGTGGCAGGCGGCGATTTTTCCCAGACGCTTGAAGTAAAGGGCTCACAGGAGTTCGTCTCTCTTGGCGATGCCCTGAACCAGATGGCGATAAAACTAAAAGATACCGTCAGCTCTCTTGAACTGGCCATACGGAACCTCCATGACAAGCAGGGGCAGCTGGTGGAGGCCGAAAAGCTCGCCTCCCTTGGCCGCATCGCTGCAGGCGTTGCCCATGAGATCAACAACCCCCTGGCGATCATCAATGAAAAGGCCGGCCTGATGCAGGACCTTCTTTCCATGTCAGCCGATTTTGAGCAGAAGCAGAGCATATTCGCCCAGATAGAAGGCATCACCGGAAGCGTCAACCGCTGCCGCACCATTACCCATCGACTCCTGGGCTTTGCACGGAGAATGGACATCACGATCGAGCCGCTGAACCTCAACGAGGCTATCAAAGAGACGATCACCTTCCTGAGGACTGATATTCTGACCAAGTCAGCCCGCCTTGAACTGAACCTTGCCGAAGACCTCCCCGAGATCAGGAGCGACAAAATCCAGATGGAGCAGGTCTTTCTGAACCTGATCAAAAATGCCATTGATGCCGTAGAAAATAGCGGGCAGATTGCCATTACCACTTCCCGCAAGGATGAGGGTTCTGTTCAGGTCTTTATCAGCGATAACGGCTCAGGCATAGCAAAGGACAAGTTGAACCATATCTTCGAGCCCTTCTTCACCACAAAAGAGCGGGGCAAGGGAACCGGTCTCGGCCTTTTCGTCTCTCACGCCATCCTGAGAAAGCTCGGCTCCCGGATCCAGGTGCAGAGCGAGCCGGGAAAAGGCACCACCTTCACCCTCGACATACCGATCAGACCGACGCTTCCAAAGGAGCCCTCAGTATGAGTAAGGCAACGGTAATGATCGTCGATGATGAACACGACTTTGCTGCTACCCTTGCAGAAAGGCTTCGGCTCCGCCGCTATGACACCCACGTGGTTTTAACACCCGGCGATACCCTTTCACTTGTCGATACCATAAAGCCTGATGTGGTCCTTCTCGACCTGAACCTGCCGGGTATCTCCGGCATAGAGATCCTGATGACACTCAGGAATGTTTCCCCTGACGTTGAGGTGATACTTCTTACCGGCCATATGGACCTTGCCCGCACGATCGAGGGGCTCCGTCTCGATTCGTTCCATTACATCATAAAGCCTTTTGATATCCAGGAACTGATCGAGAAGATCGACCGGGTGAGCGTGAAACATGCCTGAGCAGAATTCTTCATCTCAAAAGGGGCAGGACAGACCGGAGATCAATCCGGCTGAGACCATGGCCCGCATCGTAGGCAGGATCATTTCGCTCTTTGTCCACGAGACGAACAATCACCTGGCAACACTCCGGGAGTCTTCCGGCCTCGGTGACGACATCATCAATGCGAAAAACCTCTCTGATAAGGAGAAGCTGAAGGAGCTCGAAAAGCTCTGCAGCGCAATGGACGATCGCATAGGGCATGCAGTTTCCCTGTCTCGCGTTTTCGGCGAATTGGGCAGGCAGATGGAAAGTCAGGTCTTTCCGGTGGATATAAACCGGACAATCGAAGGGATCATGCCCTTTCTCTTAAAGATTGCCCGACAGAAGAACCTCAGGGTGCTGACAGCCTATGGCAATAAGCTGCCAGCCGCAACTGGAAACTTCTCCTGTCTTCAATGCCTCATTGTCGCCCTTTTCGACAATTTCTGTTTGGCACTGGAGCCGAAAGGGACAGCAACAATCACAACAGATAAGACCGTCTCATCGGTCGTGATACATCTTTCTGCAGACTGCACCATAGCGTCTGATCATGAAAAGCAACCCTGGCCGTGGAAGTCCGTCGAAGCCTTCGCAGCTGCAAACGGTTTCGAGGTCAGGCAGCAGCAAGGAGGTGCGGTCACCGTAACGATTAAGCGAAACGAATAGTGGAACTAATTGCAATCATATATTCATATTGATAAGGAGGTGTCCATGAAGAAGAAGGACATTAAAGTACTGCTGGTTGATGATGAAGTTGAATTTGTCAATACGTTGGCGCAAAGACTCAAGATGAGAGACCTTTTGGTAGACACGGTGTACGACGGTCCTCAGGCCCTCGACTTTATCAGGAAGATCGAGCCGGATGTAATCGTGCTGGACCTCAAAATGCCGGGACTCCATGGCATAGAGGTACTCAGGGAGATCAAAAAGACCCGTGCAGAGATCCAGGTCATTATCCTGACCGGCCACGGCACAGACAAAGACGAAGAAGAGGCACGCAAGCTCGGAGGCTTCGATTTCCTGCATAAGCCTGCAGACATCGATCTGCTTCTGGCGAAGATCAAGGAAGCGTTTCAGGAGAAACTTGAGCGCGCCATGACTGCTATCGCCTTTGCTGAAGAGGGCGTATTCGATACAGCACAGAAGATCATCAAGAAAGAAGAATAACAATCTGCAGGCTCAGGTCTGAACACTATTAATAAGGCAATTAAGGAGGCATCAAGAATGCGTTTGATTATTAACATCGGCATGATCCTCATGCTGGTATCAGGTTTTCTTGCTATGGGTCAGGGAGTCGTCTTCGCTGAAGAGGCTGCCATGGCCCCGGTTACTGCCGGATCAGCAACCCCCTGGTGGGTCTGGCCGCTTATTTTATTTGTCGTCACCTTTTTTCTTGGCATCGCTGCTGTTTTAGGCGGTGTCGGAGGCGGTGTATTATTCGTTCCTATTATCGGAGGCTTTTTCCCGTTTCATATCGATTTTGTAAGAGGTGCAGGACTTCTGGTTGCACTTGCAGGAGCGCTTGCAGCAGGCCCCGGCCTTCTGAAAAAAGGCATGGCTGATCTCAGGCTCGCCCTGCCGGTTGCGCTGATTGCATCTTCATGCGCAATTGTCGGCGCCATGATCGGCCTTGCATTACCGGCAAAAGTGGTCAACATAGCACTTGGAGGCACGATCCTCGGTATTGTGGCGATTATGCTGATGGCCAAGAAGTCGGAATTCCCTGATGTGCAGAAGCCTGACAACCTTTCAACAGCGCTTCGGATCAGCGGCGTATATTACGAACCCTCTCTGGGCGAAAACATCAACTGGCAGATCCACAGGACCCCTCAAGGTCTTGCAACATTTATCATCATCGGCGTGATGGCAGGCATGTTCGGTCTCGGCGCAGGCTGGGCAAATGTACCGGTCCTTAACCTTATGATGGGCGCACCGCTAAAGGTATCGGTAGCAACCAGCAAGTTCCTGCTTTCGATCACCGACACCTCGGCCGTCTGGATCTATGTCAACAACGGCGCCGTGCTTCCGATGATGGTCGTGCCGTCGATCATCGGCATCATGTTAGGCTCGATCGTCGGCGTAAGGATCTTGGCAAAGACAAAGCCTGCGGCAATCCGCTATATGGTTATCGTTTTGCTGTTGTTTGCAGGTCTGAGGGCCCTTCTTAAGGGTCTCGGCATCTGGAATTAGGGAGGGTATAATGAGCACTAAGTTGAAGGCATCTGAGGAACAGGTTGCATACGCAAAGCTTCTGGACATCGGCATGAAGGTCGGACTGCTGATGCTGGTTATTTCGTTCATCATGTATCTTTTAGGTATATTCACGCCGCACATTCCGGTAAATGACCTGCCGAAATACTGGTCCATGCCGGTCAAGGATTATCTTAAGGCAACGAATATTCATACC
Proteins encoded:
- a CDS encoding GHKL domain-containing protein — protein: MSVKKKIILSFCVSALIIALLSAFLYLNFIEIKKETVFLEMTDTIRSKSLQLRRHEKNYFLYAPQQATDESRAIYAYLKELGTLLESMKANSEERTQSLRALIDTYSSHFRNIETLLNTVSYESGKLKMSAPEYRKISPLIESNFLDHPHVDVQYLLNVYRLPADHTLIASLHEMERKIEDLRKTGENILLASKDLDRVAREKVDSFIRASRIAILVFFPLFLIVGFGTMLVIISNVVRRLQLLTNLIEETGAGNFVHDSQPAPEWGNDEVGQLIRQFSIMEDQLGQREKELLQSKKLAAIGTLASGVAHELNNPLNNIYTSAQRLLKKTGDDSPEYIRKGLNDIFGQTMRVKGIVGDLLEFARGREPHIMAAELRSLIDSAYRHLENTRDLNGITLSIRMIPQEIVLYVDTELFEQVLINLLSNAVDAMSGQGELSLAANEEDSRISIRISDTGSGMARETIDKIFEPFFTTKDKGTGLGLAIVFNIIQKHHGEITVESEEGKGTTFIITLPKKPR
- a CDS encoding sigma-54-dependent Fis family transcriptional regulator: MALRILVSEDEEITLNNILDTLRDEGYDVIGTRDGSSALQKLQQEQFDILITDIRMPGLSGLELLDLIRKNHPSTEVILVTGFGSISSAVEAMRKGAYDYLTKPFDLDELVLRVRKIQAQKALKKENLALRTYFGMDKKVSIIAKSAGMKEVLETIEGIKDSDINMLLTGETGVGKSLIAKIIHFTSRRQDRPFLAINCATLTEDLLASELFGHERGAFTGAVTAKQGLVEIADSGTLFLDEIAELSPNLQAKLLKVVEEGEFYRVGGTKPQKVDVRFIAATNQNVKNLMAEGKFREDLYYRINVMDIFIAPLRERQDDIRPLSRFFLQKHLPKSAKKITAVSDEAMEILLHYSFPGNVRELENIIERAIILEKSPVITPESLPHGIRVLQIETFDPDRIKTIEEMSKEYAEKVVKMLGGNRSRASELLGISRTSLWKMLKED
- a CDS encoding GntR family transcriptional regulator is translated as MTVIINRDNTKKLYIQLLEILKGKIERGEWAVDSQIPTEDDLCKMYEVSKATVRQAVAELVRSGYLLKQQGRGTFVCKRVISEGLSMLTSFRELMLEAKVVFSTKVLAQTVLMPTDDLDLMLNIPEDMHVIYLKRLRFVGSDAILLQESYLPYHICPQLLQDDLEQNSLLEILENKYQIMITKVQDFIEVAPVSETEGVLLGLKPGTSVLLLEQRFFAGSQEIMYTRSLKRPERFRFFIERERKS
- a CDS encoding CBS domain-containing protein, with protein sequence MTDQEKQVREIIIDVFEFPHVPYWFTIRQVSGILKKSISGGKCLRPLAALVFDEKYNLMGHIETKDILAGIAAASRSGSVEHQDSISAPKEETLTALKELSDKPVSILMTPFKHFADPEDSVSKAAELMLRNNLQILPVLENQKKLVGVVRSTEIFEYLSSRFFLA
- a CDS encoding HAMP domain-containing protein, which produces MKIRRKLLIAFSIYMILALIPAVFSYRELNTLRKRLKPVETAGDITNSYLEVRKNEKTFLLLKDRDTLQLLKKQVGMLKGGLDDIEADVLREIGETNYASLRQAISAYEAAIQKLADNFNAEQFTTNKLTEIGRRIEKVLSGSELQTFLVLRRHEKNLIIQRDSSALDVFRQTYSSLQSSPEKDFAPYSASAEQLFRLYQDERLLEDEIRQAASIIQTYTDTILQGEREDIDSLLKISMNLLLASLAIVIVIGTLINARLAAHIAAPIREIRKFAERVAGGDFSQTLEVKGSQEFVSLGDALNQMAIKLKDTVSSLELAIRNLHDKQGQLVEAEKLASLGRIAAGVAHEINNPLAIINEKAGLMQDLLSMSADFEQKQSIFAQIEGITGSVNRCRTITHRLLGFARRMDITIEPLNLNEAIKETITFLRTDILTKSARLELNLAEDLPEIRSDKIQMEQVFLNLIKNAIDAVENSGQIAITTSRKDEGSVQVFISDNGSGIAKDKLNHIFEPFFTTKERGKGTGLGLFVSHAILRKLGSRIQVQSEPGKGTTFTLDIPIRPTLPKEPSV
- a CDS encoding response regulator, with product MSKATVMIVDDEHDFAATLAERLRLRRYDTHVVLTPGDTLSLVDTIKPDVVLLDLNLPGISGIEILMTLRNVSPDVEVILLTGHMDLARTIEGLRLDSFHYIIKPFDIQELIEKIDRVSVKHA
- a CDS encoding response regulator, whose translation is MKKKDIKVLLVDDEVEFVNTLAQRLKMRDLLVDTVYDGPQALDFIRKIEPDVIVLDLKMPGLHGIEVLREIKKTRAEIQVIILTGHGTDKDEEEARKLGGFDFLHKPADIDLLLAKIKEAFQEKLERAMTAIAFAEEGVFDTAQKIIKKEE
- a CDS encoding sulfite exporter TauE/SafE family protein, producing the protein MRLIINIGMILMLVSGFLAMGQGVVFAEEAAMAPVTAGSATPWWVWPLILFVVTFFLGIAAVLGGVGGGVLFVPIIGGFFPFHIDFVRGAGLLVALAGALAAGPGLLKKGMADLRLALPVALIASSCAIVGAMIGLALPAKVVNIALGGTILGIVAIMLMAKKSEFPDVQKPDNLSTALRISGVYYEPSLGENINWQIHRTPQGLATFIIIGVMAGMFGLGAGWANVPVLNLMMGAPLKVSVATSKFLLSITDTSAVWIYVNNGAVLPMMVVPSIIGIMLGSIVGVRILAKTKPAAIRYMVIVLLLFAGLRALLKGLGIWN